The following proteins are co-located in the Theropithecus gelada isolate Dixy chromosome 19, Tgel_1.0, whole genome shotgun sequence genome:
- the HAS1 gene encoding hyaluronan synthase 1 isoform X3: protein MTQDTPKPTPAARRCSGLARRVLTIAFALLILGLMTWAYAAGVPLASDRYGLLAFGLYGAFLSAHLLAQSLFAYLEHRRVAAAARRAAARGRLDAATARSVALTISAYQEDPAYLRQCLVSARALLYPRARLRVLMVVDGNRPEDLYMVDMFREVFADEDPATYVWDGNYHQPWEPAAVGAVGAGAYREVEAEDPGRLAVEALVRTRRCVCVAQRWGGKREVMYTAFKALGDSVDYVQVCDSDTRLDPMALLELVQVLDEDPRVGAVGGDVRILNPLDSWVSFLSSLRYWVAFNVERACQSYFHCVSCISGPLGLYRNNLLQQFLEAWYNQKFLGTHCTFGDDRHLTNRMLSMGYATKYTSRSRCYSETPSSFLRWLSQQTRWSKSYFREWLYNALWWHRHHAWMTYEAVVSGLFPFFVAATVLRLFYAGRPWALLWVLLCVQGVALAKAAFAAWLRGCLRMVLLSLYAPLYMCGLLPAKFLALVTMNQSGWGTSGRRKLAANYVPLLPLALWALLLLGGLVRSVAHEARADWSGPSRAAEAYHLAAGAGAYVGYWVVMLTLYWVCVRRLCRRRTGGYRVQV, encoded by the exons ATGAcacag GACACGCCCAAGCCCACTCCTGCAGCCCGCCGCTGCTCCGGCCTGGCCCGGAGGGTGCTGACCATCGCCTTCGCCCTGCTCATCCTGGGCCTCATGACCTGGGCCTACGCCGCCGGGGTGCCGCTGGCCTCCGATCGCTACGGCCTCCTGGCCTTCGGCCTCTACGGGGCCTTCCTCTCGGCGCACCTGTTGGCGCAGAGCCTCTTCGCGTACCTGGAGCATCGGcgggtggcggcggcggcgcggcgcGCGGCTGCACGGGGGCGCCTGGATGCAGCCACCGCGCGCAGCGTGGCGCTGACCATTTCCGCCTACCAGGAGGACCCCGCGTACCTGCGCCAGTGCCTGGTGTCCGCCCGCGCCCTGCTGTACCCGCGCGCGCGGCTGCGCGTCCTCATGGTGGTGGACGGCAACCGCCCCGAGGACCTCTACATGGTAGACATGTTCCGCGAGGTCTTCGCCGACGAGGACCCCGCCACGTACGTGTGGGACGGCAACTACCACCAGCCCTGGGAACCCGCGGCGGTGGGCGCGGTGGGCGCCGGAGCCtaccgggaggtggaggcggagGATCCCGGGCGGCTGGCGGTGGAGGCGCTGGTGAGGACTCGCAGGTGCGTGTGCGTGGCGCAGCGCTGGGGCGGCAAGCGCGAGGTCATGTACACCGCCTTCAAGGCGCTCGGAGACTCGGTGGACTACGTGCAG GTCTGTGACTCGGACACAAGGTTGGACCCCATGGCACTGCTGGAGCTCGTGCAGGTCCTGGACGAGGATCCCCGGGTCGGGGCTGTTGGTGGGGACGTGCGGATCCTTAACCCTCTGGACTCCTGGGTCAGCTTCCTAAGCAGCCTGCGATACTGGGTAGCCTTCAATGTGGAGCGGGCTTGTCAGAGCTACTTCCACTGTGTGTCCTGCATCAGCGGTCCTCTAG GCCTATATAGGAACAACCTCTTGCAGCAGTTTCTTGAGGCCTGGTACAACCAGAAGTTCCTGGGAACCCACTGTACTTTTGGGGACGACCGGCACCTCACCAACCGCATGCTCAGCATGGGTTATGCTACCAA GTACACCTCCAGGTCTCGCTGCTACTCAGAGACACCTTCGTCCTTCCTGCGCTGGCTGAGTCAGCAGACTCGCTGGTCCAAGTCGTACTTCCGTGAATGGCTGTACAACGCGCTCTGGTGGCACCGGCATCACGCCTGGATGACCTACGAGGCGGTGGTCTCGGGCCTGTTCCCCTTCTTCGTGGCGGCCACGGTGCTGCGTCTGTTCTATGCGGGCCGCCCGTGGGCGCTGCTGTGGGTGCTGCTATGCGTGCAGGGCGTGGCACTGGCCAAGGCGGCCTTTGCGGCCTGGCTGCGGGGCTGCCTGCGTATGGTGCTGCTGTCACTCTACGCGCCCCTCTACATGTGTGGCCTCCTGCCCGCCAAGTTCCTGGCGCTGGTCACCATGAACCAGAGTGGCTGGGGCACCTCGGGCCGGCGGAAGCTGGCCGCTAATTACGTCCCTCTGCTGCCCCTGGCGCTCTGGGCGCTGCTGCTGCTTGGGGGCCTGGTCCGCAGTGTGGCACACGAGGCCAGGGCCGACTGGAGCGGCCCTTCCCGCGCAGCGGAGGCCTACCACTTAGCCGCGGGGGCCGGCGCCTACGTGGGCTACTGGGTGGTCATGTTGACGCTGTACTGGGTGTGCGTGCGGAGGCTTTGCCGGCGGCGGACCGGGGGCTACCGTGTCCAGGTGTGA
- the HAS1 gene encoding hyaluronan synthase 1 isoform X1 codes for MPLPFHSLSQQDTPKPTPAARRCSGLARRVLTIAFALLILGLMTWAYAAGVPLASDRYGLLAFGLYGAFLSAHLLAQSLFAYLEHRRVAAAARRAAARGRLDAATARSVALTISAYQEDPAYLRQCLVSARALLYPRARLRVLMVVDGNRPEDLYMVDMFREVFADEDPATYVWDGNYHQPWEPAAVGAVGAGAYREVEAEDPGRLAVEALVRTRRCVCVAQRWGGKREVMYTAFKALGDSVDYVQVCDSDTRLDPMALLELVQVLDEDPRVGAVGGDVRILNPLDSWVSFLSSLRYWVAFNVERACQSYFHCVSCISGPLGLYRNNLLQQFLEAWYNQKFLGTHCTFGDDRHLTNRMLSMGYATKYTSRSRCYSETPSSFLRWLSQQTRWSKSYFREWLYNALWWHRHHAWMTYEAVVSGLFPFFVAATVLRLFYAGRPWALLWVLLCVQGVALAKAAFAAWLRGCLRMVLLSLYAPLYMCGLLPAKFLALVTMNQSGWGTSGRRKLAANYVPLLPLALWALLLLGGLVRSVAHEARADWSGPSRAAEAYHLAAGAGAYVGYWVVMLTLYWVCVRRLCRRRTGGYRVQV; via the exons ATGCCCCTTCCTTTCCACTCTCTCTCCCAGCAGGACACGCCCAAGCCCACTCCTGCAGCCCGCCGCTGCTCCGGCCTGGCCCGGAGGGTGCTGACCATCGCCTTCGCCCTGCTCATCCTGGGCCTCATGACCTGGGCCTACGCCGCCGGGGTGCCGCTGGCCTCCGATCGCTACGGCCTCCTGGCCTTCGGCCTCTACGGGGCCTTCCTCTCGGCGCACCTGTTGGCGCAGAGCCTCTTCGCGTACCTGGAGCATCGGcgggtggcggcggcggcgcggcgcGCGGCTGCACGGGGGCGCCTGGATGCAGCCACCGCGCGCAGCGTGGCGCTGACCATTTCCGCCTACCAGGAGGACCCCGCGTACCTGCGCCAGTGCCTGGTGTCCGCCCGCGCCCTGCTGTACCCGCGCGCGCGGCTGCGCGTCCTCATGGTGGTGGACGGCAACCGCCCCGAGGACCTCTACATGGTAGACATGTTCCGCGAGGTCTTCGCCGACGAGGACCCCGCCACGTACGTGTGGGACGGCAACTACCACCAGCCCTGGGAACCCGCGGCGGTGGGCGCGGTGGGCGCCGGAGCCtaccgggaggtggaggcggagGATCCCGGGCGGCTGGCGGTGGAGGCGCTGGTGAGGACTCGCAGGTGCGTGTGCGTGGCGCAGCGCTGGGGCGGCAAGCGCGAGGTCATGTACACCGCCTTCAAGGCGCTCGGAGACTCGGTGGACTACGTGCAG GTCTGTGACTCGGACACAAGGTTGGACCCCATGGCACTGCTGGAGCTCGTGCAGGTCCTGGACGAGGATCCCCGGGTCGGGGCTGTTGGTGGGGACGTGCGGATCCTTAACCCTCTGGACTCCTGGGTCAGCTTCCTAAGCAGCCTGCGATACTGGGTAGCCTTCAATGTGGAGCGGGCTTGTCAGAGCTACTTCCACTGTGTGTCCTGCATCAGCGGTCCTCTAG GCCTATATAGGAACAACCTCTTGCAGCAGTTTCTTGAGGCCTGGTACAACCAGAAGTTCCTGGGAACCCACTGTACTTTTGGGGACGACCGGCACCTCACCAACCGCATGCTCAGCATGGGTTATGCTACCAA GTACACCTCCAGGTCTCGCTGCTACTCAGAGACACCTTCGTCCTTCCTGCGCTGGCTGAGTCAGCAGACTCGCTGGTCCAAGTCGTACTTCCGTGAATGGCTGTACAACGCGCTCTGGTGGCACCGGCATCACGCCTGGATGACCTACGAGGCGGTGGTCTCGGGCCTGTTCCCCTTCTTCGTGGCGGCCACGGTGCTGCGTCTGTTCTATGCGGGCCGCCCGTGGGCGCTGCTGTGGGTGCTGCTATGCGTGCAGGGCGTGGCACTGGCCAAGGCGGCCTTTGCGGCCTGGCTGCGGGGCTGCCTGCGTATGGTGCTGCTGTCACTCTACGCGCCCCTCTACATGTGTGGCCTCCTGCCCGCCAAGTTCCTGGCGCTGGTCACCATGAACCAGAGTGGCTGGGGCACCTCGGGCCGGCGGAAGCTGGCCGCTAATTACGTCCCTCTGCTGCCCCTGGCGCTCTGGGCGCTGCTGCTGCTTGGGGGCCTGGTCCGCAGTGTGGCACACGAGGCCAGGGCCGACTGGAGCGGCCCTTCCCGCGCAGCGGAGGCCTACCACTTAGCCGCGGGGGCCGGCGCCTACGTGGGCTACTGGGTGGTCATGTTGACGCTGTACTGGGTGTGCGTGCGGAGGCTTTGCCGGCGGCGGACCGGGGGCTACCGTGTCCAGGTGTGA
- the HAS1 gene encoding hyaluronan synthase 1 isoform X2, whose translation MTQQDTPKPTPAARRCSGLARRVLTIAFALLILGLMTWAYAAGVPLASDRYGLLAFGLYGAFLSAHLLAQSLFAYLEHRRVAAAARRAAARGRLDAATARSVALTISAYQEDPAYLRQCLVSARALLYPRARLRVLMVVDGNRPEDLYMVDMFREVFADEDPATYVWDGNYHQPWEPAAVGAVGAGAYREVEAEDPGRLAVEALVRTRRCVCVAQRWGGKREVMYTAFKALGDSVDYVQVCDSDTRLDPMALLELVQVLDEDPRVGAVGGDVRILNPLDSWVSFLSSLRYWVAFNVERACQSYFHCVSCISGPLGLYRNNLLQQFLEAWYNQKFLGTHCTFGDDRHLTNRMLSMGYATKYTSRSRCYSETPSSFLRWLSQQTRWSKSYFREWLYNALWWHRHHAWMTYEAVVSGLFPFFVAATVLRLFYAGRPWALLWVLLCVQGVALAKAAFAAWLRGCLRMVLLSLYAPLYMCGLLPAKFLALVTMNQSGWGTSGRRKLAANYVPLLPLALWALLLLGGLVRSVAHEARADWSGPSRAAEAYHLAAGAGAYVGYWVVMLTLYWVCVRRLCRRRTGGYRVQV comes from the exons ATGAcacag CAGGACACGCCCAAGCCCACTCCTGCAGCCCGCCGCTGCTCCGGCCTGGCCCGGAGGGTGCTGACCATCGCCTTCGCCCTGCTCATCCTGGGCCTCATGACCTGGGCCTACGCCGCCGGGGTGCCGCTGGCCTCCGATCGCTACGGCCTCCTGGCCTTCGGCCTCTACGGGGCCTTCCTCTCGGCGCACCTGTTGGCGCAGAGCCTCTTCGCGTACCTGGAGCATCGGcgggtggcggcggcggcgcggcgcGCGGCTGCACGGGGGCGCCTGGATGCAGCCACCGCGCGCAGCGTGGCGCTGACCATTTCCGCCTACCAGGAGGACCCCGCGTACCTGCGCCAGTGCCTGGTGTCCGCCCGCGCCCTGCTGTACCCGCGCGCGCGGCTGCGCGTCCTCATGGTGGTGGACGGCAACCGCCCCGAGGACCTCTACATGGTAGACATGTTCCGCGAGGTCTTCGCCGACGAGGACCCCGCCACGTACGTGTGGGACGGCAACTACCACCAGCCCTGGGAACCCGCGGCGGTGGGCGCGGTGGGCGCCGGAGCCtaccgggaggtggaggcggagGATCCCGGGCGGCTGGCGGTGGAGGCGCTGGTGAGGACTCGCAGGTGCGTGTGCGTGGCGCAGCGCTGGGGCGGCAAGCGCGAGGTCATGTACACCGCCTTCAAGGCGCTCGGAGACTCGGTGGACTACGTGCAG GTCTGTGACTCGGACACAAGGTTGGACCCCATGGCACTGCTGGAGCTCGTGCAGGTCCTGGACGAGGATCCCCGGGTCGGGGCTGTTGGTGGGGACGTGCGGATCCTTAACCCTCTGGACTCCTGGGTCAGCTTCCTAAGCAGCCTGCGATACTGGGTAGCCTTCAATGTGGAGCGGGCTTGTCAGAGCTACTTCCACTGTGTGTCCTGCATCAGCGGTCCTCTAG GCCTATATAGGAACAACCTCTTGCAGCAGTTTCTTGAGGCCTGGTACAACCAGAAGTTCCTGGGAACCCACTGTACTTTTGGGGACGACCGGCACCTCACCAACCGCATGCTCAGCATGGGTTATGCTACCAA GTACACCTCCAGGTCTCGCTGCTACTCAGAGACACCTTCGTCCTTCCTGCGCTGGCTGAGTCAGCAGACTCGCTGGTCCAAGTCGTACTTCCGTGAATGGCTGTACAACGCGCTCTGGTGGCACCGGCATCACGCCTGGATGACCTACGAGGCGGTGGTCTCGGGCCTGTTCCCCTTCTTCGTGGCGGCCACGGTGCTGCGTCTGTTCTATGCGGGCCGCCCGTGGGCGCTGCTGTGGGTGCTGCTATGCGTGCAGGGCGTGGCACTGGCCAAGGCGGCCTTTGCGGCCTGGCTGCGGGGCTGCCTGCGTATGGTGCTGCTGTCACTCTACGCGCCCCTCTACATGTGTGGCCTCCTGCCCGCCAAGTTCCTGGCGCTGGTCACCATGAACCAGAGTGGCTGGGGCACCTCGGGCCGGCGGAAGCTGGCCGCTAATTACGTCCCTCTGCTGCCCCTGGCGCTCTGGGCGCTGCTGCTGCTTGGGGGCCTGGTCCGCAGTGTGGCACACGAGGCCAGGGCCGACTGGAGCGGCCCTTCCCGCGCAGCGGAGGCCTACCACTTAGCCGCGGGGGCCGGCGCCTACGTGGGCTACTGGGTGGTCATGTTGACGCTGTACTGGGTGTGCGTGCGGAGGCTTTGCCGGCGGCGGACCGGGGGCTACCGTGTCCAGGTGTGA
- the SPACA6 gene encoding sperm acrosome membrane-associated protein 6, giving the protein MALLALASAVLSALLALAVFRVPAWACLLCFTTYSERLRICQMFVGMRGPKLEECEEAFTAAFRGLSDTEINYDERSHLHDAFTQMTHALQELAAAQGSFEVAFPDAAEKMKKVITQLKEAQACIPPCGLQEFARRFLCSGCYSRVCDLPLDCPVQDVTVIRGDQAMFSCIVNFQLPKEEITYSWKFAGGGLRTQDLSYFRDMPRAEGYLARIRPAQLTHRGTFSCVIKQDQRPLARLYFFLNVTGPPPRAETELQASFREVLRWAPRDAALIEPWRPSLGELLVRPEALTPSNLFLLAVLGALASASATVLAWIFFRWYCSGN; this is encoded by the exons ATGGCCCTGCTGGCCCTGGCCAGTGCCGTCCTGTCTGCCCTGCTGGCCCTGGCTGTCTTCAGGGTGCCCGCCTGGGCCTGTCTCCTCTGCTTCACAACCTACTCTGAGCGCCTCCGCATCTGTCAGATGTTTGTTGGCATGCGGGGCCCCAAGCTCGAAGAGTGTGAGGAGGCCTTCACGGCCGCCTTCCGGGGTCTCTCTGACACCGAAATCA ACTATGATGAGAGAAGCCACCTGCATGATGCCTTCACCCAGATGACCCATGCCCTGCAGGAGCTGGCTGCTGCCCAGG GATCCTTTGAGGTTGCCTTCCCTGATGctgcagagaaaatgaagaaggtCATTACACAGCTTAAAGAAG CCCAGGCCTGCATCCCTCCCTGCG GTCTCCAGGAGTTCGCCCGGCGTTTCCTCTGCAGCGGGTGCTACTCCAGGGTCTGCGACCTCCCGCTGGACTGCCCAG TTCAGGATGTGACAGTGATTCGGGGCGACCAGGCTATGTTTTCTTGCATCGTGAACTTCCAGCTGCCAAAGGAGGAGATCACCTATTCCTGGAAGTTCGCAGGAGGAGGT CTCCGGACTCAGGACTTGTCCTATTTCCGAGATATGCCGCGGGCCGAAGGATACCTGGCGCGGATCCGTCCGGCGCAGCTTACGCACCGCGGCACGTTCTCCTGCGTGATCAAGCAAGACCAGCGCCCCCTGGCCCGGCTCTACTTCTTTCTTAACG TGACGGGTCCGCCCCCGCGGGCGGAGACAGAGTTGCAGGCCTCGTTCCGGGAAGTGCTGCGCTGGGCGCCGCGGGACGCCGCGCTGATCGAGCCCTGGAGGCCCAGCCTGGGCGAGCTGCTGGTCAGGCCCGAGGCTCTGACGCCCAGCAACCTGTTCCTGCTTGCAGTCCTCGGGGCCCTCGCATCAGCGAGTGCGACCGTGTTGGCGTG GATATTCTTTCGATGGTACTGCAGTGGCAACTAA